A single Macaca mulatta isolate MMU2019108-1 chromosome 11, T2T-MMU8v2.0, whole genome shotgun sequence DNA region contains:
- the TUBA1A gene encoding tubulin alpha-1A chain isoform X2, whose translation MPSDKTIGGGDDSFNTFFSETGAGKHVPRAVFVDLEPTVIDEVRTGTYRQLFHPEQLITGKEDAANNYARGHYTIGKEIIDLVLDRIRKLADQCTGLQGFLVFHSFGGGTGSGFTSLLMERLSVDYGKKSKLEFSIYPAPQVSTAVVEPYNSILTTHTTLEHSDCAFMVDNEAIYDICRRNLDIERPTYTNLNRLIGQIVSSITASLRFDGALNVDLTEFQTNLVPYPRIHFPLATYAPVISAEKAYHEQLSVAEITNACFEPANQMVKCDPRHGKYMACCLLYRGDVVPKDVNAAIATIKTKRTIQFVDWCPTGFKVGINYQPPTVVPGGDLAKVQRAVCMLSNTTAIAEAWARLDHKFDLMYAKRAFVHWYVGEGMEEGEFSEAREDMAALEKDYEEVGVDSVEGEGEEEGEEY comes from the exons ATGCCAAGTGACAAGACCATTGGGGGAGGAGATGATTCCTTCAACACCTTCTTCAGTGAGACGGGCGCTGGCAAGCATGTGCCCCGGGCCGTGTTTGTAGACTTGGAACCCACGGTCATTG aTGAAGTTCGCACTGGCACCTACCGCCAGCTCTTCCACCCTGAGCAGCTCATCACAGGCAAGGAAGATGCTGCCAATAACTATGCCCGAGGGCACTACACCATTGGCAAGGAGATCATTGACCTTGTGTTGGACCGAATTCGTAAGCTG GCTGACCAGTGCACCGGTCTTCAGGGCTTCTTGGTTTTCCACAGCTTTGGTGGGGGAACTGGTTCTGGGTTCACCTCCCTGCTCATGGAACGTCTCTCAGTTGATTATGGCAAGAAGTCCAAGCTGGAGTTCTCCATTTACCCAGCGCCCCAGGTTTCCACAGCTGTAGTTGAGCCCTACAACTCCATCCTCACCACCCACACCACCCTGGAGCACTCTGATTGTGCCTTCATGGTAGACAATGAGGCCATCTATGACATCTGTCGTAGAAACCTTGATATTGAGCGTCCAACCTATACTAACCTGAATAGGTTAATAGGTCAAATTGTGTCCTCCATCACTGCTTCCCTGAGATTTGATGGAGCCCTGAATGTTGACCTGACAGAATTCCAGACCAACCTGGTGCCCTACCCCCGCATCCACTTCCCTCTGGCCACATACGCCCCTGTCATCTCTGCTGAGAAAGCCTACCATGAACAGCTTTCTGTAGCAGAGATCACCAATGCTTGCTTTGAGCCAGCCAACCAGATGGTGAAATGTGACCCTCGCCATGGTAAATACATGGCTTGCTGCCTGTTGTACCGTGGTGATGTGGTTCCCAAAGATGTCAATGCTGCCATTGCCACCATCAAGACCAAGCGTACCATCCAGTTTGTGGATTGGTGCCCCACTGGCTTCAAGGTTGGCATCAACTACCAGCCTCCCACTGTGGTGCCTGGTGGAGACCTGGCCAAGGTTCAGAGAGCTGTGTGCATGCTGAGCAACACCACAGCCATTGCTGAGGCCTGGGCTCGCCTGGACCACAAGTTTGACCTGATGTATGCCAAGCGTGCCTTTGTTCACTGGTATGTGGGTGAGGGGATGGAGGAAGGCGAGTTTTCAGAGGCCCGTGAAGACATGGCTGCCCTTGAGAAGGATTATGAGGAGGTTGGTGTGGATTCTGTTGAAGGAGAGggtgaggaagaaggagaggaataCTAA
- the TUBA1A gene encoding tubulin alpha-1A chain isoform X1, with translation MRECISIHVGQAGVQIGNACWELYCLEHGIQPDGQMPSDKTIGGGDDSFNTFFSETGAGKHVPRAVFVDLEPTVIDEVRTGTYRQLFHPEQLITGKEDAANNYARGHYTIGKEIIDLVLDRIRKLADQCTGLQGFLVFHSFGGGTGSGFTSLLMERLSVDYGKKSKLEFSIYPAPQVSTAVVEPYNSILTTHTTLEHSDCAFMVDNEAIYDICRRNLDIERPTYTNLNRLIGQIVSSITASLRFDGALNVDLTEFQTNLVPYPRIHFPLATYAPVISAEKAYHEQLSVAEITNACFEPANQMVKCDPRHGKYMACCLLYRGDVVPKDVNAAIATIKTKRTIQFVDWCPTGFKVGINYQPPTVVPGGDLAKVQRAVCMLSNTTAIAEAWARLDHKFDLMYAKRAFVHWYVGEGMEEGEFSEAREDMAALEKDYEEVGVDSVEGEGEEEGEEY, from the exons ATG CGTGAGTGCATCTCcatccatgttggccaggctggtgtccagATTGGCAATGCCTGCTGGGAGCTCTACTGCCTGGAACACGGCATCCAGCCCGATGGTCAGATGCCAAGTGACAAGACCATTGGGGGAGGAGATGATTCCTTCAACACCTTCTTCAGTGAGACGGGCGCTGGCAAGCATGTGCCCCGGGCCGTGTTTGTAGACTTGGAACCCACGGTCATTG aTGAAGTTCGCACTGGCACCTACCGCCAGCTCTTCCACCCTGAGCAGCTCATCACAGGCAAGGAAGATGCTGCCAATAACTATGCCCGAGGGCACTACACCATTGGCAAGGAGATCATTGACCTTGTGTTGGACCGAATTCGTAAGCTG GCTGACCAGTGCACCGGTCTTCAGGGCTTCTTGGTTTTCCACAGCTTTGGTGGGGGAACTGGTTCTGGGTTCACCTCCCTGCTCATGGAACGTCTCTCAGTTGATTATGGCAAGAAGTCCAAGCTGGAGTTCTCCATTTACCCAGCGCCCCAGGTTTCCACAGCTGTAGTTGAGCCCTACAACTCCATCCTCACCACCCACACCACCCTGGAGCACTCTGATTGTGCCTTCATGGTAGACAATGAGGCCATCTATGACATCTGTCGTAGAAACCTTGATATTGAGCGTCCAACCTATACTAACCTGAATAGGTTAATAGGTCAAATTGTGTCCTCCATCACTGCTTCCCTGAGATTTGATGGAGCCCTGAATGTTGACCTGACAGAATTCCAGACCAACCTGGTGCCCTACCCCCGCATCCACTTCCCTCTGGCCACATACGCCCCTGTCATCTCTGCTGAGAAAGCCTACCATGAACAGCTTTCTGTAGCAGAGATCACCAATGCTTGCTTTGAGCCAGCCAACCAGATGGTGAAATGTGACCCTCGCCATGGTAAATACATGGCTTGCTGCCTGTTGTACCGTGGTGATGTGGTTCCCAAAGATGTCAATGCTGCCATTGCCACCATCAAGACCAAGCGTACCATCCAGTTTGTGGATTGGTGCCCCACTGGCTTCAAGGTTGGCATCAACTACCAGCCTCCCACTGTGGTGCCTGGTGGAGACCTGGCCAAGGTTCAGAGAGCTGTGTGCATGCTGAGCAACACCACAGCCATTGCTGAGGCCTGGGCTCGCCTGGACCACAAGTTTGACCTGATGTATGCCAAGCGTGCCTTTGTTCACTGGTATGTGGGTGAGGGGATGGAGGAAGGCGAGTTTTCAGAGGCCCGTGAAGACATGGCTGCCCTTGAGAAGGATTATGAGGAGGTTGGTGTGGATTCTGTTGAAGGAGAGggtgaggaagaaggagaggaataCTAA